TTCTAATCTTGAGGCAACAGAGTCAGCGAGAAACAAAGTCACTGCTGCCAGCTTCCTCAATGTCGAGCTGCTACACTTGCAAACGGTTCGAATTCCTAATCCAACAGAAGTTTGTCCCTGCAACACTTCAccttcagtttatttaaaaagctACATATGAAACCCAtgctttttaatggaaaaaacacacagtagGAAGGGGGGGTTGGGGCAGTGCTCTTCTTACTAATTTGTGAACGTACCTCCGGATGTGCTTGGGAAGAAAGACACTAAGCCCAGGAtgtgctctcgctctctcactcactcacacacacacgcaacgtTCAACCTGCTCAACTGGATCCAAGGAGCACGCAGGTGCAGTAAAATAAACTGAGCTGGAAGCAATCTTTCACGCATGATCACAAGAAAGCATGGCTGAAACTAATACATGGGGGGTTGGATGCCGGCCATGTCTAATTATACTTGGCACTGAAAGTGCGAGAGTAAGATTTCACACGCCTCTAATGAGGATCCCGCTAAAAAGTTTGCTCTACTTTGAGAGAGAGCAGAGTTGGCATACAAAGACACTGGTGAATGCCACCATCGCTGTCACCGCAACCTAGGACCTTTAGTATGCAGATAAATGGAGAAAGTAGCTGGAGTGAGACCATCCAAGACAATGAGCAGTGTGAAAGACTAAAGACTCTGGCAACCCTGGAGATCAATGCTACAATACTGCAGCTGAGATGGAAGAGGACAACTGGGGGTATGCCAAATATCACACCGACCCGCTACTGTCAGTTCTAATGTTCGAAGcagaagaggagggaaattCAGATATCAAAACAATTCATCAGTCTAAGGACAAGACAAGGAAGTGCAAATCTGGTCTAAAAGTGCATCTTAAGGGATTTACAGtgtgaaatattgaaaattgCAAAAGAATGGGACAATGCTTTTTAGTTACAGTTGTCCCCCCCAAttcacagcacactgcacaAAATTTTCTTAATGTGTGCAAACACTCAGTCCTTTGAACGTAATAGTTGATTTAATTGTTTACAATAATAAGGATTCCTGGTTCTTCCGGTTTGAGACATGCTGTTTATGTAAAGGATGCTGCAGGCGGACTGATAATTACAGGCTGCAGGTTCCAGTCACTGTTGGAAAGAGAATGAGGAGATTAGGAGGGCGTCTCAGAGCACACTTGGGGCCCCAGTGTGGGAAGCAGTCCACGTGCACTGCTCTGTGATGCAGCCCACAGTCCCATGGTGCAGTGCGTGAAAAATGAGTACTGGCTTTCAGTGCTCCACCTTTCCAAAATGCATTGTTTGAAAAGAGACAGGCAGAAGCAGAGCTCAACTATCTATCATTGTGAGGGATATCTCATCCTAATTTAATCTCACTGTAATGCATTGCACTGACAGGCTATTCATatcatttctttgcttttccaatTCAGGTGAACCATTTCTCACACTAGAAACAAAATTTCCcaactttacttttttttttttttttacacaaaaagaaaaaatatgctcACGTGTCTTCTGATCATCCAGAAGTAGCTTGCACTCCAGCAAATTAACCTGAACAGCTTTAGTGAGGTGACTTTGCATGAACGGGCCCTGTGTAAcgcagaaaaattaaagaaataatggCGCTGTACCAAGGCCATGTGCTCCACTGGTATGGCTCTGTTTGGTTTACTTTGCTTAAATCACTATCGTGTAAATGTGGGAACCCACAAGTATAGCTTGATCGCCTCTTCCTGCGAATAAACACATCAAAAAACAACTGATGACCGGTTCACGTAAACCTTGGCACACAAACTCCCACatacagttgtgagaaaaagttCTGCGGAGAAGAGTGGATATCAAGTGACTCCAAATCCACTCAAGCCTTCTAGCAGCTGGACTGAGCCCACATCAGTAACTAAACCTCAAACCACCTCCATTCTCATTACGAATATGAGCTGTCAAATTCTGTCCTCTCAATTTAAAAATCCCTGCATcttaaaatggaaaggaaaacaaatgccaCCATGATGGATTTTTAAGCTGGGTTTAGAAATTCGGAGTGCAACCACAAAACCACATCATTATCATCCTAACAAGTTGGGCTGTTTACACAGCCAAATATTAGCGAGTTCACCAACAAAGCCAATATGATTTTCCTAACTGCAAGACCCAGCTAGAAATCAATTTACTTTCACTTATTATCAACAAAATTATGGATTTTTCATAAAGACATTCTATGCTGATGCCCCAGGGTAAGGAAGCAAGTGAGGCTGCAGACATCCTGATTTTACTGTCATGTTGTGGGGGGGTTTGTACCTTACCAGTGCAGTATTCTTTCCCGCCTGACTGGGGAACAGATATCTGCCGATATACAACAGGTTTGGCTTCCAGGATGTTCTCATCATGGCGGTAGCGGGATGGTGTGCGATCGCTTGGTGTCCCACGTGATCTGGTTCCATTGCCACGGCGCTCCGATGTGTCGATCTGAGAGAAGACTGCGGCCTTATCAAACAGAGCCAGATTACCCTCAAAGTCAAAGTCTGTGTCAAGGCCTTCATCCATGCCATCACCAAAGCACTCGTCATCCTTTATTTTCATCTGCCCAGCTCCAATACCATTCTTCAAACCGTTCTTCTTAGGTGTGGACTGGTTTGGCCCCCGACTACTGGAAGACCCTGAGAATAAGGGAGCAAAGAAACAATAGGGTTATGGACTTAAGGTTTTCCACTGCATTACAAATAACTTCAGACCCCCAGCAGCTGaatttacaaattaaaacagtcgttttgaaatgcacattttccatttctggAAACTCTACCACCTAGGCAATTCCttcagaaacatgcaaacaaatcAATAACTTTgaattcatcaaaaaaaaaaaaaaaaagactaataagAATTCCACTACTGACAACACGCATACaaacaacagtaaaacaaatacagaacaaaCTTTCTCCTCAGAAGTATACAAATGAAAAGACTGATAGCTGACGCTTAAGACTGTAATCAGTAGTACGATGCTAAAAGACATGACTGAGTTGATCTTCATTAGTCCCCTTCTACATCTACACAAGAGCTAAGGTGGAAGTTTGTGAGTTGCCATGCAATGACCAAAGCACTTTGATGTTACTAGCCAGTGCTGCATGTATGGCAAAGTGGGTCAGGCAAAATAGAGGCAGACAGTTTCATTCAGAGCCCTGCTGCTTCTGACTAAGAAGGTCTGCAGAAGTTTGCTAGTGAGAAACGGAAATATGGTGGACACCATGAAGCCTTGCATCACTCTACAACCACTGAAAAATTGGGCATCTCATAATTACGAGCACCTGACAGGCATAGCTGTTTAATTCGCGCTCATTCagtttctctctccctctctcacacacacacacacacacacacacacacacacacacacacacacacacacacacacacacacacacacacacacacttatgtgcacgcgcatacacacacttgcgcgcacacgcacacagccaATGAGGAACCAAGATAGGAtgtaaaaaaactggaaaaacctGGTGTTCAGCCCTGGCAGTGCTGAGCTCTCACGCTAGAGAAGTGTGGTCTCACGCAAGCCGTTGCCGTGACAGCTAGAAACTTCAACTCTCACGCAACGCACGCAGCTCCACAAGCAGCTCACGTATGCACCACCGCCATGCCAGGCTGACTCCGATCAGGCATGTGTATACCTACCCCGCTGAAGACATGGTACTTACTAACAGTAGACTCTCAGCCTACTTTAAAGGCTGAGATATAACCATGACTACacgtgaaaaaaataaactaacagATTAGCTCAGCCTCTGAAAAATGAGTGCTTCAATCAATCAGCCACATTCATATTCAACACGTGGTTCACAAAATGAGCAACGTCAAGCTGCACTGTAATCAGGTACAggtagcattaaaaaaaaaaatcaatgactCAGACAAGAATGTGTCAAACATCTGCATGTTTACATAATTAAATTGCAGCAAGAAATCAATATGAACACAATATTACACTTCCGACATGTACCTCGAAAATACTTTAACATCTATAAGGATATTAAGAAGTGTTAGATTTTGAGTTGCAATGTATTACTGATTTTATTACAGAGTACAAAGAAACAGCTTTTTCAAACACCTGCATtgtattaaattaatacaagtaTGATAAGGGACAAACATAACCTCCAAGCCCAGGGGCTGAATCACTGATCAGAACATCTCTGCAGgatttatttaatgtctttatCTGCCCACACCTGAGAGATATGTAAAGACCACTTCAGAGTGACCTTGAAGAGGGCACTGGAACCAGAAAAGAGTATCCACAAGGTTATGTTACCATTTTATACAATCATCACCAAACACCATAACCCCAAACCAAAAAGTAGAACTCAATTAAAACACCCAATGTACAACCTCAAAGCAAAGTGACTGACAAAGTCTCTCAGGTCACTGACAGTGAAAGAGCCTATTGGACTGAAGGATGGGTGGGACCATCTGTGGCGTGGCTACAGCTACTGACTGTCCACCATGCAAAGGCACTGGGCTGAAACAGAGTCAACAAAGAATGAATAGGAGTGAAAAGGAGGCCAAATCCCACTGTCACATGCAGTGCCACACAGGGTGAAACGAGATGAAGCTCTGATCTCAGTCGAATATGCCCAGCAGGCGAGAATGAAAACGAGGAGACTGCTGGTAAAACGAATGTTTACTAATACTTACAACTCTTGCGCCACTTAAGTAAACAGGAGCCAAAGCAGAGTGACAGCATGTTATGACAGCATGAAGTGGCTGTCATTGAGCAGTTGAGAAACACATCTGGTCACATGCAAAGTCAACTGCATCAAGAAAGTGTGTGATTTAATTCCCAGGGATACTGTCGCACAGTAATTCAGGGAGGGGCCACAGAAGAGTCTTCAGAACATAAAGATGAAGTGCTCCATTACCCTTCCTTTCAAAGAATCTTCATTACAAGAAATGCTGTGCATAAACGCAAAAGAGATGCGAAACCGTTCCCGTCTCATTCCCTTCAGAAGATCTAAGGGTAGATAATTAGCTTGTGCAAACCGTTGCATCCAACAAGGTTACGTAACAAAAACCCCCCAATGCTGACATTCTGCTCTCATGGGCCCGGTCCAAGCTGGTTCACAGCACCTGACATTGCGTGTGAAAGTCGGTCCCCTGCCACCTAGAACTTCAACCCCATGCAATTTGTGCAATAGCTTCTTGTCGACTTGGCCGGTGGCCTGGGAGCAGAAAAACGAACACAAAAAGGTCAGCAGGGCTTCCACAATTGATATCGCTTGCACTTCCAAGAGCGCCGGGACAGCTTGGCTTCCTGTGGAGGGGCTGGGAGTGGGTTGTGGGGCGGCAGACAGTTTCCTGTGCAGAACAGCAGTAGTGGTGTGCCGAAGGGAGGGAGCATGGGGGGCACTGAGGCACGTAAGCCAGGCCTTGCATAACCTCCTCTTTAAGCTTGGGacttttttttgggagggggggcactGGAATGTTTATTGGTTTTAGTCACACACATATTGCAAAGAGGAACTTTGGTCCAGGCCTTTAGCACGCTATGGGAATCCAAAGAAGTTAAGACCATTCCTCTGAAAACATCAAACCCTCCACTAACACCTGCTTCTCAGCTACAAGCCCCAAGAGAACCACTTCAAGAAGGCTAATGATCTCTCTGGATGAGAATCGACTCAAAGACTCATGGATTTCCTCCAAAACATGTAGGGACAAGGCACTCAACATTTACCTGGGACACTGTATGCCTCACAAATCAGGACCAGTGCTCAGGGGTCTGATAGCCAAGTGTTTTGTCAAGAAATGTGCTAAGGAACATTAGTCTTATACAAGAAGACCCCACGGCATCAGTGAGGGGAAAACAGTAATGCAGAACACCTGAGGTTGAACCGTAGCTTAGAAAATTAAAAGATAAGATTGTGACAGAACTGGTACTAGTGAGCACTGCCCTTGAAACAACATCCCCATCTTAAAGAACACCACAGAACACACAGGCAGTCATGCTCTCACGTTGGGTGATGTTGCTGTTCTCAAAGCAGACAAAGACCTTGGGTCAAAGTTACAATTCAGGGGGCAAGAATGTGGTACTCAAAAGACTGGCTTTGGCTATAATCCAGACACTTCAAAGAACCATACACAATCCAGGACTTAAAGAAGAGTAGCACTAACACAAGACTAATAAAGGATGATTGAAATTTCGTAACTGTACTGGACAAAAAAtgatagattaaaaaaaaggctgcatgATCAAGAAAAGCACACAAGTTTCAAACTTGATGTTCTGCACATATTAGTGTCcagtaaatcattaaaaaataaaaattactaagaATTTTAAGAGCATTATTCAGGAAAAAATCTTCCACTTACACACTAACAGTGATTAAACATGTTGCACTCAGCCATACACCAGGaattgttcacacacacatgcacacagtctgaaaccgcttgtcccaagcagggtcaggacgaaccagagcctaacccggcaacacagggcggaaggctggagggggaggggacacaccccggacaggacgccagtctgccacaaggcacctgaTGCAGGACTCGATTCCCAGACCCGCTGAAATGGTTTACAGATTAATCTAAATCTAAAAAAGAATCCAGTCgaacataaatgtacatttaaattaaatgaatgctGCTTTTAGGGTTTTGATTTACTGGtaatcacttttcatttttcattaccTTTTTAgaatgagagaggaaaaaaatacacctgtgctgtattttaatgaaatgaaagctgCAAATGTTTCCCAACATTCAAACGCTTCCCAGTGTTGTAGATTAATTCTTTACTTTTGATTCTGAGCCACTTGTTTCTTATTCCCAGTACTACTGTAATGCACTGGAAGGATCATTTCCCAAGGCCAAGTCACTCAAGTCTgaacaacacatttaaaaaagcctATAAAAATGGGAGGCAGTtgcaataaacatttttcttaatgtatACTAATTAGAGGTGCCTCCAACAACCTACCTTGGCAGATGTTCCCAAGTCtcagaaaaatattacagttcTTGGTTCTATGTGTAATAGTGtgacatgtcttttttttatgtttttgaagtGCTCAGAACAAAATGGTTTTCAAAAGGAACAAACATACGGTATATTTTAAACGTAAGGCACTGCACAATACGGAATTGATAATATTTAGGAACAacgggtggtgtagtggttagggaaGGTGTCTAACAAACTGATGTTGCCTAGTTCAAATCTCTTGCTGTAGGACTACTGATCAAAGCACTTAACCTAAATCAATACATTAagattaccttgctgtataaattgataaataacagtaaagctGATTAATAAGTTGCCTTCAATAAAGAgcacagctaaataaaggttaatatttACCCTCCAAACTTAACCTTTCTCCCGGCCAACCCTCAGTGCAACACAACCACAAAACTTGCAGGACTTGTGAACTTACAGGAGTTGTGCCTCCTGCGAAAGCCTTTCATCTGACCAGGTGCCTCTAGGTGGCGCTCTCCATAGCTTTTGGAGCACTGCTGTGGTGAAGTAAGACCCTCAAGTGACCTTGGCTCAGCTTTGAGGGGCACTGCAACTGGGTTGCTGCTGACTggtcctctccctcctcctccaggcttGTGCCCAGTAGAGTAGGAATTAGCCATGCCTCCTTGGCTAGGTCCACCTACGCTGCCGCTGCCACCATTTCGGATATCCAGGATCTTGAGTTCCTTGATGTCCATGGCACTGCGGTCATCCATAAACACGTGACGTACGCAAATATGTAACGGTAACTTTCGTCATTTGTGACATGATGTAAGAAAGcagtctttttttatattttcatttttttgatgtACTGCATTCTCACCTGAAGGTGACCTCTGGAACTGGACACCTGACGCCATTGTGGAACGGCTGTCTCAGTGAAATTGTCTGGCTGGACTGATCCACTGAGGACACCTCTCCCTGATACACACCCAGCGCCTCCCCACAGTTGATCGACACAAGACTCCCCAGCCAGTCGGTGGCCATTCCGCTTGTACCTAGGCAGGAAAACAGATCTGTGCACTGACAGGAGCTTGCATTCTTTGATTTTACTttgaaatccccccccccccaggggccAGTTTTGCTGAGAAAGAGCCAACAAAGTAAGTAAGTGACAAGTGATGAATGAATCATGCAACGTAATGTTAATGCTGAACAACTTGGCCGTAAATAACGCAAATGGAAGGAGTAAagcttttttcctccttgtgaCGTCATTCTGCGTATAAACAAAACACCCCCCCAAGAAATTATGTGATTATGTGGAGTGAAAGTCCAACAGAGTCACATTTCCTGTGGGAGGCACaccaagaagaaaaataaacaagtcaGACACAGCTTTGCGCTACACAGCGAATAGTCGATGGGACGTAGAGAGAGACCCAAGGCGACCTCGTGGTCAGTGAGTGTAGCTCCCCTCCGGTAGCAGGACGGTCACCGTTAGCTCGTTACGTTAGCTAAGCCTAACCACCACAGCACTCGCGCTCCCACGCAGTCCTTACTGAGGACACTGACAACTTGCATTACGCGAGGGAGGGACAAATAAGGATACAGAAACATACCTGTGCCAAAGCGTTAATTAACAGATATACACTAATACGAATTACAAGGACGGTTTCCTCGCAAACGTCGGCTTCCACTGCCTTTTCTCAGCGTGGTGGGTAACTTCCGGCAAGCGGCGGCGCGTCGTCACCTCATTTCCGGTACGTCTATCGACGCTCTGTGAGTCTTTGACACGTGCTGTGAGTCAAGTGTTAGTTACAGGTTGCGCTACGCTGGCGTTATGTGTGGTACAgttaaattcaacaaaaatattGATTATATCACGTCTGTTAAAGAGCCGTACATGTGATCGTCATTGCTGTATTGGAAGAGTTTGCTAAAGAAGTCTGAACAAGTGAAATGTCGATTTTAAATAAGTTTCATTTGCGTTACGAGTTTCAAACTGCGTTTGACTCAAACTTTTGAGTTTTACTACTCAGAACTCGTCTACTTCAAGCCCAAGGACCCATTGGTTGTATATGTGAACATGCAATTGTACAAATGCGAATACCAATGACATAGTTATTCATTGCATTTGACAATGACTCTATTGTTGGCTTTCAGTGTTGGTTCTTAAGTGGAGGAGCACCAAGCAACTTGAGCAAGGTGGCAGAGCATAGTGGTCCTGCTGGGGATAGTCAGTGATCGGGTCCTGGGGGTACTTCGGTGCAGATTATTTGATGGTCT
Above is a genomic segment from Scleropages formosus chromosome 5, fSclFor1.1, whole genome shotgun sequence containing:
- the LOC108930154 gene encoding enhancer of mRNA-decapping protein 3-like; translated protein: MATDWLGSLVSINCGEALGVYQGEVSSVDQSSQTISLRQPFHNGVRCPVPEVTFSAMDIKELKILDIRNGGSGSVGGPSQGGMANSYSTGHKPGGGGRGPVSSNPVAVPLKAEPRSLEGLTSPQQCSKSYGERHLEAPGQMKGFRRRHNSWSSSSRGPNQSTPKKNGLKNGIGAGQMKIKDDECFGDGMDEGLDTDFDFEGNLALFDKAAVFSQIDTSERRGNGTRSRGTPSDRTPSRYRHDENILEAKPVVYRQISVPQSGGKEYCTDSGLVVPSVSYELHRRLLFMAERLGLSLERRLEMTGVCASQMALTLLGGPNRLTPKNVHQRPTVVLLCGPHVQGAQGVSCGRHLANHEVEVVLFLPNFVKMLESITNELALFGKTGSKQVSSVKDLPDGPVDLVINCLDCHENAFLRDQPWYRVAADWANQNRAPVLSIDPPVSGQEQAVEAKWSLSLGLPLPLAESAGRIYLCDIGLPRQVFQEVGITYHSPFGCKFVIPLHPA